The genomic segment ACATTCTTAGATATATACATTGAAAGAGATTTGGAAGCTGGGTTAATCTCAGAAAAAGAAGCTCAAGAAATAGTTGACCAATTAATTATAAAGTTAAGATTAGTTAGACATTTAAGAACTCCAGAATATAATGAATTATTCGGGGGAGATCCAACTTGGGTAACTGAGTCAATAGGTGGAGTTGGTATAAACGGGAAGCCTCTTGTTGCTAAGAATTCATTTAGATATCTTCATACATTAATAAATCTAGGAACATCAGCAGAACCAAACTTAACAGTTTTATGGTCAGATAAACTTCCAGAAAACTTTAAAAAGTATTGTGCGGAAATCTCAATAAAGACAGATTCGATTCAATATGAAAATGATGAAGTTATGAGGCCAATATATGGAGATGATTATGCTATAGCTTGTTGTGTATCAGCTATGAAGGTTGGTAAACAAATGCAATTCTTTGGAGCTAGAGCCAATATAGCTAAATCACTTTTATATGCTATAAATGGTGGAGTAGATGAATTAAAAGGTATAAAAGTAGTACCAGGAATTGAAAAACTTACAGATGAAGAAATTCTTGATTTTGATAAAGTAAAGGCAAATTACTTCAAAGTATTGGAATATGTAGCAAAAGTTTATGTAGATACAATGAACATAATTCACTTTATGCATGATAAATACGCTTATGAGGCAAGTCAAATGGCTCTTCATGATACAGCAGTAGAAAGATTAATGGCATTTGGTATTGCAGGTCTATCAGTAGCTATAGATTCATTATCAGCTATAAAATATGCAAAAGTTAAGCCTATTAGAAATGAAGAAGGGATAGCTGTAGATTTTGAAGTTGAAGGAGATTTCCCTAAATACGGGAATGATGATGACAGAGCAGATGATCTAGGCGTAGAATTAGTAACTAAATTCTCTGGAGAGCTTAAAAAGCATCCTCTATACAGAAATGCAAAACATACATTATCAGCGCTAACAATCACATCAAATGTAATGTATGGTAAGAAGACTGGAACAACACCAGATGGAAGAAAGAAAGGTGAACCTTTAGCGCCAGGAGCAAATCCAATGCACGGTAGAGATATAAATGGAGCGTTGGCATCACTTAACTCAGTAGCTAAAATACCATACAATGAAATTTGTCAGGATGGTGTATCTAATACATTCTCAATCGTGCCAGATGCACTTGGAAAAAATGAAGATCAAAAGATTAATAATTTAGTTGCAATTTTGGATGGATATTTTACTCAAGGAGCTCATCACTTAAATGTTAATGTTCTTAACAGACAAACATTAATAGATGCGATGGAAAATCCAGATAAGTATCCAACACTTACAATAAGGGTATCAGGATATGCTGTTAACTTTAGCAGATTATCAAAAGAACAACAATTAGAAGTTATAAGCAGAACATTCCATGAAAGTATTTAATCAAATTAAAATAGAGAAGGGATAAGCAAAAATCCCTTCTCTATTTTAATTTGTAATAATTATATTTAGGCTTTGTCTTAGTAAAATTATAGATGAATTTCAATGAACTAAAATTTTAAGAAGATTTTAATGGTTTCAAGTTAATAAATTAATTGTGGATATAAAAAGACTATAGGACATAATATACCAGTCCATATAGTCTTTTTGATCTCGTATGAAAATATTAATTTAAATTATCTTTAAGTATACTAATTTTTACGAGATGAGTTAAATATAATTTTTATAATGTGTTATTCTAGTACAGAAAAATTATCTTTGTTAAAAGCGCAAATGGGGCATACCCAATAGTCAGGCAAATCATTAAAATCTACATGTGGAGCAATTCCACCATCAGGATCTCCAAGTTCTGGATCATAAATATATCCGCATACTTCACAAACATATTTTTTCATCTTATCACCTCATTTATAGTTTAAACAAGACAAGAATAAATTTTAAAACTGTTTAAATCCTAAAATTTTAGATACCATAAAGAATACATATAGTAAAAGCCCCGAGTTATAGTATATTATATGATATTTTTATTGAGGTGTTAATTAATAAAAATTATATTTTATTTTACTCCATTAGAGTTCTTAGCTAGAATATTTGAAAAATACCCCTTTGGAAAGTACCCTTTCTTTAATCCTTCGATAACAGTTAAATATGTTGCAGCTGTATCAAATCTAGCATCATGATAATTTCCACTACCTTCAAATAATTTTTCAGATGTCTCAACAATTTGTTCATTTGATATGTTTAACCAATCTATTACTTCAGATAATTTTGGATTTTTGATTTCTCCATTGGCCTTTGGAATCTTACATATATCTCTATAGTAAGCCATAGTGCAGAAAACATTTTTTGGGTAAAAATCTTCTCCTAAAGAGAACAATTCATGTTTTAAAAATCTAACATCAAAATTAACATTATGACCGATTAGAAAATCAGCAGTCATAAAATCATCAAGAAATTCAGGTACTAAATCCTCAAAATATTGTCCATCAGATAATTCATAAAGCTTCTCTAAAGAAAAACCATGAATTTCTTGGGCAGAAGGGTCCATCTCATCGACTGTAAAAAAGAAGTTTTTACCAGTAGTTATCTGAGGTTTTGTACTAGCATCAACAGTTATGTAACTTAACTGACATATGCTGCCGGGTTTTATACTAGTGGTTTCTGTATCAAAAAATAATAATTTCATTAAAGTGTACCTCCATCTTCTGCGTAAAACATTTAAAAACAATTACGTCTATATGCTTACTAATAAATTCATTATTAAGTTGCTAAATTTAATTATATAGTATTTACGAAAAAATTCAAATAAGGTATAATCAGATAAGAATGATTATTAATTAATAAAATTGTTAGATAATAATTTAAGATGAAACTTGTTATGAGCAAATAATAAATTTGTTATCTGGAAAGAATAGAATTAATATTGGATTAATTAGGAGGAATATATAATGGTAGAAAGAAAACGTAAAATATCTGTGATTGGTGCAGGTTTTGTAGGTGCAACAACAGCATATGCATTAATGAATAGTGGAGTAGCTACAGAAATATGTTTATTTGATATAAATATGGATAAAGCAATGGGAGAAGTTATGGATTTAGTTCATGGTACTTCTTTTGTAAAGCCTGTTAGTATTTATGCAGGAAGTATTGAAGAAACTAGAGATTCAGATATAGTTATAATTACAGCTGGTGCAGCTCAAAAAGAAGGGGAAACTAGACTAGATCTTATTGAAAAAAATTACAATATATTTAAGAGCTTTGTTCCACAACTAGCAGCAGCAAGCCCAGATGCTATTTTGTTAGTAGTATCAAATCCATGTGATGTGCTTGCATATATAACTTATAAGTTATCTGGATTCCCTAAGGAAAGAGTAATAGCATCAGGAACTGTATTAGATACGTCAAGATTAAAATACGTTATTGGTAAATACTTTAATGTAAATAATAATAATATCCATGCATATGTTTTAGGAGAACATGGTGACAGCGAAGTTGTTAGCTGGAGTACTGCAAGCATAGCTGGAGAAACTTTTGAAGAATATGCTAAAAAGTTCAATTTAGAGTGGGATGATGATGTAAAATCAGTAATAGAAAGCGATGTTAAAAATGCAGCTTATGAAATAATAAGTAGGAAAAATGCGACTTATTTTGCTGTAGCATTAGCAGTAAATACAATAGTAGAAGCTATATTAAGAGACGAAAATACTATTTTAACTGTATCATGTTTGATGCAGGGAGAGTATGGAATAGAAGATGTTTACTTAGCGGTGCCAACAATTTTAAATAGTAAGGGTGTTGTAAGAATTGTAAACCCTGTTCTAAATGATGAAGAATTGAAAAAATTAAAAGAATCAGCAAGTGTTCTAAAAGGGCATATTGAAAAAGTTGTGAATAAATAACTAGAATTAACTAAATGTATTTTGTACTAAGCGAAATATAAAAATACTTGCAGTATGAGTAGGTTCTAAGTTTACTGCTAAACTCTCGAAAGGGAATATATGCGTTTGTTCTGGATCTCTGAAGATTTTATCGGGTGATTCTAAGAACAGAAGTTGTGCCCAAAATGCTAGCCTCAAAAGCAAGTTTTGAACTAGCATATTTGGAACAACTTCTAATCTAAGAATCACAGCCAGCAAGATCTTCTAATGAACACTGCACAAAAGCATATATTCTCTTTCTTTATTTTGTAGTAAATCTAAATTAAATTCATATTTATACAAGTATTTTTATATTCCTGCATTTAGCAATATCCCATCTAATAATTGACTTAAATATTTAAGAGTCTATATTGATTTCTAAGTATTTCGCACATATGTTTAAAAAAGCAGCTGGTAAAAAATATCCGGCTCCACTTTTTTTTCTGTGACTTTTTTATAACTATCATCATAAATTTAGAATATTTGAAATACTAAAAATGATAGCAAAACAAAGAAAGAGAATACATATATGTGAAGCAGGCATTGAAAAATAAGCTGCTTATATCTTAATGGGAAGTTGTTCCATTTTTGCTTGTCCTGCGCTTGTCGCAGGAGCATGAAGAAATGGTGCAACTTTCTATTTAGATATATCCAGTGAAATTTTTCTAGTCATGTGGAATATATATGTATTCTCTTTCGGTTGTTTATCTAATCACTTTGAGTGTTTCCCAATACTGTTTTTTAGTTCATTCCATTAAAACTAATCTCTCCAGTAATTACAGCTTTTTCATTTCCATTGCTATCTATGACCATAAGGTCCCCGTTATCAGAGACAGAAACACAGGTAACAATTTCTTCATTATTATATGTAATTAATTTTGCCTTTCGCCCTAAAATATTGGAATGATCTCGGCAGATTGAGATTGTCTCGGAAAGATCTAATTTATTTATGAAGTTATTATATAATACTTCGAAATTATTTAAGAAAGCTGAGAGGATCTCACTTCTTTTGAAATCTTTATCATATTCAATCTTTAGTGAAGTAGCAATTGGTTTTATACTGTCATCAAAGTCACTTTCATCTATATTAATATTCATCCCTACGCCCAAAACTAAATAATGAACACTATCCATGTCACATTTCATTTCAGCTAGGATCCCACAAAACTTTTTGTCATTTAAAAGTATATCATTAGGCCATTTAATAGTTGAATTAATATCTAAATTACTTAGTGTTTTATAGACAGAAGCAGCAGCAATTTGAGTTATTTTAGGAGCTTCCGTTGGAGGAAGGTTAGGCATTAATATTAATGAAAACCAAAGACCGCCACTTGGGGAAACCCATTTTCTGTTAAATCGACCACTTCCCAAAGTTTGTTTTTCTGCAATTACTATAGTGCCATGGTCAATGTCTTTTTGCGCAAGCTCTTTTGCTTTAATATTTGTAGAATCTATTTCATCAAAGTAAACTATGTTTTTTCCAATAGCAGATGTTTTTAATAGAGGTAAAACTTCATTTTTATTTAATAAGTCGGGAGAATTAAGTAATTTGTACCCCTTATTAGAAATTCCTTCTATTATATAGCCTTTTAATTTTAAGTTTTTTATATGTTTCCATATAGCAGTTCGTGAAACATTTAAAGTAGAACTTAGGTATTCGCCAGAAACATAATCTTGAGATTTTTTTAATTCATTTAAAATTTTATCTTCCATTTATATATACCTCCTAAGACTCATTATAACATAATGTGAGTATTTAAAAGCAAAATCCAAGTACCAAATAGAATAAAATGCTGGAAAAATGAAATTATTGTAATCTAATTGAAAATATTATATAATTAGGTCTGGTGTGATTTTTATAAATGCAACTAAAATGCATTTTTAGAGAGGATAATAAAATGGATATAAATAGAAAAAATAAGAATATAAATAAGAAATCTAAGGTGAAAAAAAGCAAGAAAAAAGTAAATAAGATTTCATTTAAGACATTAGCTATATTTTTTGCATTTGAATTGTTTTTTACTGGATGTACATTCCCATTTTTACTTTTATATGGGCCATTTGATAATGCGAAAAGCCAATATGTTGGAGCAGCAATGACTTCAATGAGTCATCAATATCTGGCAACATGGTTTTTATCAGATAAAAAAATAGCAGAAATTATGGGAGAAAACTCAACTGAAGAAACTAGTGAAACTACCAATATATCTGATATTAAAGTTCCAAAGGTTAAAGACGATACTATAGAACTTCATGATATAGAAAATTCTAAGTATAATGGTTATTATTTGGTGGTAAAAGATCCAACAAGAGTTAAAATTGGAGTAAGTTCTAAATTGGGAGTTGAAGGTGAAACTACATCAACAATTGCTGAAAACAATGATGCTATAGCGGCTATTAATGGTGGAGCATTTACAGATCAATCATCTGCTGCTCAGTGGACAGGAAATGGTGGGTTGGCATCAGGAATTGTAATGACTGGTGGGGAAGTGAGAGTTAATGATGTAGGAGATAACCCAACAACAACTTTTGGGATAGATAAAAATGGAGTAATGGTTGTAGGTGACTATACAGTAGCTAAGCTTAAAGAACTTGGAATTCAAGAAGCTTTAAGTTTTGGTCCGGCATTGATAATTAATGGAAATATGGTAAAGATAAACGGTGATGGAGGATTTGGGACAGCCCCTAAAACTGCTATAGGACAAATGAAGGATGGCTCAATAATTCTTCTAGTTATAGATGGTAGAGAAATTGGAAGTATAGGAGCAACATTAAAGGAATTGCAAGAGATTATGCATCAGCTAGGTGCATGGAATGCAATGAACTTGGATGGTGGAAAATCAACAACATTGTATTACTATGGAGAAGTTAGAAATAAACCATCAAATAGTATGGGAGAAAGATCTATTCCAACAGCAGTTATTGTTAAATAAACAGAAGGTGAGGTAGAATTATGAAGATGTTTAAGAAGATAACTGCTTGGGCATTGTTATCTATACTATTACAAATTTCTGGCTTATACATTTTAGAAAATTTTATTTTTAAGCATACGTCAGAATTTAAAAGTAATAAAATAGAAGTTCAAAAAAAAGATATTACAAAA from the Clostridium beijerinckii genome contains:
- the pflB gene encoding formate C-acetyltransferase produces the protein MFKQWEGFKNGTWQEGIDVRNFIQKNYKLYEGDGSFLEEKTERTSKVWDKAYALIVEEVKKGIIDVATDRVSGIDNYEPGYIDRDNEVIVGLQTDAPLKRIVNPFGGMRMVQSSLKEYGYELDPEINNHFSKYRKTHNEGVFDAYTKEIRAARSAGLLTGLPDAYGRGRIIGDYRRVALYGIDYLIEEKKKDLDNLNGDMLDELVRKREEVSMQIRALGEVKSMAAKYGIDISKPASNAREAAQHLYFGYLAGIKENNGAATSFGRTSTFLDIYIERDLEAGLISEKEAQEIVDQLIIKLRLVRHLRTPEYNELFGGDPTWVTESIGGVGINGKPLVAKNSFRYLHTLINLGTSAEPNLTVLWSDKLPENFKKYCAEISIKTDSIQYENDEVMRPIYGDDYAIACCVSAMKVGKQMQFFGARANIAKSLLYAINGGVDELKGIKVVPGIEKLTDEEILDFDKVKANYFKVLEYVAKVYVDTMNIIHFMHDKYAYEASQMALHDTAVERLMAFGIAGLSVAIDSLSAIKYAKVKPIRNEEGIAVDFEVEGDFPKYGNDDDRADDLGVELVTKFSGELKKHPLYRNAKHTLSALTITSNVMYGKKTGTTPDGRKKGEPLAPGANPMHGRDINGALASLNSVAKIPYNEICQDGVSNTFSIVPDALGKNEDQKINNLVAILDGYFTQGAHHLNVNVLNRQTLIDAMENPDKYPTLTIRVSGYAVNFSRLSKEQQLEVISRTFHESI
- a CDS encoding rubredoxin; the encoded protein is MKKYVCEVCGYIYDPELGDPDGGIAPHVDFNDLPDYWVCPICAFNKDNFSVLE
- a CDS encoding 3'-5' exonuclease: MKLLFFDTETTSIKPGSICQLSYITVDASTKPQITTGKNFFFTVDEMDPSAQEIHGFSLEKLYELSDGQYFEDLVPEFLDDFMTADFLIGHNVNFDVRFLKHELFSLGEDFYPKNVFCTMAYYRDICKIPKANGEIKNPKLSEVIDWLNISNEQIVETSEKLFEGSGNYHDARFDTAATYLTVIEGLKKGYFPKGYFSNILAKNSNGVK
- a CDS encoding L-lactate dehydrogenase, producing MVERKRKISVIGAGFVGATTAYALMNSGVATEICLFDINMDKAMGEVMDLVHGTSFVKPVSIYAGSIEETRDSDIVIITAGAAQKEGETRLDLIEKNYNIFKSFVPQLAAASPDAILLVVSNPCDVLAYITYKLSGFPKERVIASGTVLDTSRLKYVIGKYFNVNNNNIHAYVLGEHGDSEVVSWSTASIAGETFEEYAKKFNLEWDDDVKSVIESDVKNAAYEIISRKNATYFAVALAVNTIVEAILRDENTILTVSCLMQGEYGIEDVYLAVPTILNSKGVVRIVNPVLNDEELKKLKESASVLKGHIEKVVNK
- a CDS encoding biotin--[acetyl-CoA-carboxylase] ligase, which codes for MEDKILNELKKSQDYVSGEYLSSTLNVSRTAIWKHIKNLKLKGYIIEGISNKGYKLLNSPDLLNKNEVLPLLKTSAIGKNIVYFDEIDSTNIKAKELAQKDIDHGTIVIAEKQTLGSGRFNRKWVSPSGGLWFSLILMPNLPPTEAPKITQIAAASVYKTLSNLDINSTIKWPNDILLNDKKFCGILAEMKCDMDSVHYLVLGVGMNINIDESDFDDSIKPIATSLKIEYDKDFKRSEILSAFLNNFEVLYNNFINKLDLSETISICRDHSNILGRKAKLITYNNEEIVTCVSVSDNGDLMVIDSNGNEKAVITGEISFNGMN
- a CDS encoding phosphodiester glycosidase family protein, with protein sequence MDINRKNKNINKKSKVKKSKKKVNKISFKTLAIFFAFELFFTGCTFPFLLLYGPFDNAKSQYVGAAMTSMSHQYLATWFLSDKKIAEIMGENSTEETSETTNISDIKVPKVKDDTIELHDIENSKYNGYYLVVKDPTRVKIGVSSKLGVEGETTSTIAENNDAIAAINGGAFTDQSSAAQWTGNGGLASGIVMTGGEVRVNDVGDNPTTTFGIDKNGVMVVGDYTVAKLKELGIQEALSFGPALIINGNMVKINGDGGFGTAPKTAIGQMKDGSIILLVIDGREIGSIGATLKELQEIMHQLGAWNAMNLDGGKSTTLYYYGEVRNKPSNSMGERSIPTAVIVK